One Thermoanaerobacter pseudethanolicus ATCC 33223 DNA window includes the following coding sequences:
- a CDS encoding response regulator, protein MSKIMIVDDAAFMRMMIKDIISKNNLGSVVEAENGAVAVEKYFQENPDLVIMDITMPEMDGIQAVKAIRAKDPNAKIIMCSAMGQQAMVIEAIQAGAKDFIVKPFQPDRVVEAIKKLLK, encoded by the coding sequence GTGAGCAAAATAATGATAGTTGACGATGCTGCTTTTATGAGGATGATGATTAAAGATATTATTTCAAAAAACAATTTAGGGAGTGTAGTAGAAGCCGAAAATGGTGCTGTAGCAGTAGAAAAATATTTTCAAGAAAATCCAGATCTGGTTATTATGGATATTACTATGCCGGAAATGGATGGAATACAAGCAGTAAAGGCAATCCGTGCAAAGGATCCCAATGCAAAAATAATAATGTGCTCTGCTATGGGGCAACAGGCTATGGTTATCGAGGCAATTCAAGCAGGAGCAAAAGATTTTATCGTAAAGCCTTTCCAACCTGATAGAGTAGTGGAAGCTATTAAAAAATTGTTGAAGTGA
- the fliO gene encoding flagellar biosynthetic protein FliO has product MSNGTEYVFQLIWYLIAFLLVIGAAFYITRFIGQSTLRYTRSTNLQVIDYIILGRDKGLYIVKVGDKFFLIGVSNNNITYLTEINKEDMKVPTNDKDFVTNLNISIERLKRLKNRYLSKKDGEQK; this is encoded by the coding sequence GTGTCTAATGGCACAGAATATGTTTTTCAATTGATATGGTATTTAATTGCTTTCCTTTTAGTAATTGGAGCGGCTTTCTATATAACCCGATTTATAGGACAAAGTACTTTAAGATATACTCGCTCTACTAATTTACAGGTGATAGACTATATTATTTTAGGTAGAGACAAAGGTTTATATATAGTGAAGGTAGGAGACAAATTTTTTCTTATAGGTGTGAGTAACAACAATATAACTTATCTTACAGAAATAAATAAAGAAGATATGAAAGTTCCAACTAATGATAAAGATTTTGTGACAAATTTGAATATTTCAATAGAACGATTAAAACGGCTAAAAAACAGATATTTGTCTAAAAAAGATGGTGAGCAAAAATGA
- the fliP gene encoding flagellar type III secretion system pore protein FliP (The bacterial flagellar biogenesis protein FliP forms a type III secretion system (T3SS)-type pore required for flagellar assembly.): protein MNLGDLVSSVTAPSNMATSLQIVLLLTVLTLAPSILIMMTSFTRIVIVLSFLRNALGLQQMPPNQVLIGLALFLTLFIMAPIGQDINNNAIKPYTEGKITQEEAYQNAIKPLKNFMLKQTRQSDLNLFVSLAKIKVNNAEDLPMRVVIPSFIISELKTAFEIGFIIYIPFLIIDIVVASVLMSMGMFMLPPVLISLPFKVLLFILVDGWNLVVKSLILGFR from the coding sequence ATGAATTTAGGAGATTTGGTTTCATCAGTGACAGCTCCTTCAAATATGGCAACAAGTTTACAAATAGTTCTTCTATTAACAGTTTTGACATTAGCTCCATCTATTTTAATAATGATGACTTCTTTTACTCGGATAGTGATTGTATTATCTTTTTTAAGAAATGCATTGGGGCTACAGCAAATGCCTCCTAATCAAGTACTAATTGGTTTGGCTTTGTTTCTCACTTTATTCATAATGGCACCAATTGGGCAAGATATCAACAATAATGCTATTAAACCTTATACTGAAGGAAAAATAACTCAAGAGGAAGCGTATCAAAATGCTATCAAACCATTGAAAAATTTTATGTTGAAGCAAACAAGGCAAAGTGATTTAAATCTTTTTGTAAGTTTAGCTAAAATTAAAGTAAATAATGCAGAAGACCTTCCCATGAGAGTGGTCATTCCTTCTTTTATCATCAGTGAATTAAAAACTGCTTTTGAAATTGGCTTTATAATTTACATTCCCTTTTTGATAATTGATATAGTAGTCGCCAGTGTTTTAATGTCAATGGGTATGTTTATGTTGCCACCTGTTTTGATATCTCTTCCCTTTAAAGTGTTACTTTTTATTTTGGTGGATGGATGGAACCTGGTTGTAAAATCTTTGATTTTAGGTTTTAGATAG